From the genome of Streptococcus oralis:
ATGCGATTGACGTCATTATCTTGGTTGACCTGCTGGCTGGCATCTCCTACGATGACATCTGACAAGCCCAGGCGTTTGGCAATTTCAAAGGCATTGCTTCGGCCAGGAACTCCCTGCATAAAGCGATAGGTCGGACGCAGACTTGCTGTATCAAACTCCATGCTGGCATTTTGCACAAAGGCTGTTTCGATACCGTAGGCCTTGAGCTCTGGATAGTGGGTCGTCGCCATGGTCTTGACCTGACGCAGACGAAGATCCTCCAGAATAGCCATAGCAAGGGCTGCTCCTTCCTGTGGATCGGTACCAGCCCCGAGCTCATCTAGCAATAAGAGCGAGTGCTGATTGACCTTGCCAAGAATATCTACGATATTGGTCATGTGGCTGGAGAAGGTAGACAAACTTTGTTCGATAGACTGCTCATCCCCGATATCGGCAAAGATTTCTTCGAAAATACCGACACGGCTTCCTTTATCAGCTAAGATTGGCAAGCCAGATTGGGCCATAAGTTGAGTCAAGCCCAGGGTTTTGAGCATGATGGTCTTCCCACCTGTATTGGGACCTGTAATGACAATGGCCGTTAATTCCTTACCAAAGTGTACATCGTTCGCGACAGCATTTTTGACCAAAGGATGGCGAACATGAAGGAGTTGAATCTCTTGGTTCTCTGAAAGTTGAGGAACAACTGCTTGTCTTTCTTGGATGAAACGCACCTTGGCACGAATCAGATCCAGATGGCCGATAATCCAAGCGTCATTAGCAATCTCAGCAGCATGAGGACGAACCCGTTCCGATAGTTCCTGCAGGATGCGAATCATCTCATAGCGTTCATCAGCTCGCAGACTAGCGATTTCTTCGCTCAGCTTGACCACCTCACGTGGCTCGATATAAACCGTATTACCACTAGCAGAGATGTCATGGACAACACCTGCAATCTTATTGCGATAGGTGTTCTTGACTGGTAAGACTTGACGGCCATTTCGGCTAGCGATTATGCCTTCCGTCAACATCTGCGCTTTTTGCTTGAGTAAGTCTTGCAAGACATCTCGAACTTGACTCTCGCTATCATGGATTTTCCGACGGATGCGTGCTAGCTCTTCACTGGCGAAATTTTCGATAAATCCTGCATCATTTAGAGATTGAAGACTCCCTTGCAAGTGTGGGAACTCATGCAGTTTTTCAAACCATCTCGCCAACTGCTCCAAGCGTACATTTTCAAGATTGGCATAAAAACTTTGCAACTCTCTGCTAGCAAACAAGACTCGTTTGAGGAGCAGGAACTCCTCAATATTGAGGTCCGCCCCCATCTCCAGACGCTTGCAGACAGCTGAAATCTCACGTGTCGCTAGGATGGTAAAGTGGGGTTGCTCCACAAAAAGGGCTTGCATTTCCTCCATCTCTGTAAAGGCTTGTTTGATCTTATCCACCTTGGCAGTTGGAACCAAGCCTTTTAGCTCCTCTAGACCTTGTTCTGTCAAGAGATGCGGTTCAAACAAGGCTTTGATTTTATTAAATTCTAAGGTTTCTAGTATTTTTGTATTCATATTTTTTCCTTATATGCTGGTTTACAAGATTATAGCAACTAGAGGTTTTGACCTAGTCCTCCAATCTGTAAACAAAGGGCTAGGAAAAATCCCGCCCTTTTTATCCGATTAAATTTGTCACCCAGAGTTGTTTGATAAGGTTTGTCGTAAAAGGGACACTTTGGATGATGTGTTTGGCTACTATACTTTTTTCGAGTGAATTTTGAATGACTGCCAGAGGCACCGTTGCAAGAATGGTCAGAGCCATTTGCAAGACGAATAAGGTTACCAATAGCGACAAAACGCCTGAACCGATACGCAACCATTTGACATCTAGCTTTTTAGTTGGAATCAAGTGCAGGAACAAACCGA
Proteins encoded in this window:
- a CDS encoding endonuclease MutS2, translating into MNTKILETLEFNKIKALFEPHLLTEQGLEELKGLVPTAKVDKIKQAFTEMEEMQALFVEQPHFTILATREISAVCKRLEMGADLNIEEFLLLKRVLFASRELQSFYANLENVRLEQLARWFEKLHEFPHLQGSLQSLNDAGFIENFASEELARIRRKIHDSESQVRDVLQDLLKQKAQMLTEGIIASRNGRQVLPVKNTYRNKIAGVVHDISASGNTVYIEPREVVKLSEEIASLRADERYEMIRILQELSERVRPHAAEIANDAWIIGHLDLIRAKVRFIQERQAVVPQLSENQEIQLLHVRHPLVKNAVANDVHFGKELTAIVITGPNTGGKTIMLKTLGLTQLMAQSGLPILADKGSRVGIFEEIFADIGDEQSIEQSLSTFSSHMTNIVDILGKVNQHSLLLLDELGAGTDPQEGAALAMAILEDLRLRQVKTMATTHYPELKAYGIETAFVQNASMEFDTASLRPTYRFMQGVPGRSNAFEIAKRLGLSDVIVGDASQQVNQDNDVNRIIEQLEEQTLESRKRLDNIREVEQENLKMNRALKKLYNELNREKETELNKAREQAAEIVELALNESDQILKNLHSKSQLKPHEIIEAKAKLKKLAPEKVDLSKNKVLQKAKKNRAPKVGDDIIVLSYGQRGTLTNQLKDGRWEAQVGLIKMTLEEKEFDLVQAQQEAPVKKKQVNVVKRASGRGPQARLDLRGKRYEEAMNELDAFIDQALLNNMAQVDIIHGIGTGVIREGVTKYLQRNKHVKSFGYAPQNAGGSGATIVTFKG